A genomic region of Denticeps clupeoides chromosome 9, fDenClu1.1, whole genome shotgun sequence contains the following coding sequences:
- the rpgra gene encoding X-linked retinitis pigmentosa GTPase regulator, with translation MTGEAESDVPASGALFTLGSSNLGEDVPSRFWLRSDRPARIACGDAHTALVTERGRLYVFGSNSCGQLGLNAAEPVNKPTCVKGLGRKRVTLVACGKSHTILSTTRDVLYATGGNSDGQLGLGHHDDRATFQPLRPFCDTAPIRMLAAGCNTSAALTDDGRLFMWGDNSAGQLGMGAERSAPCPRAVAVGRPVTWVSCGTNHSAVVTDAGDVFTFGSGAGGRLGVAPEQPANDSLPRRVNSLRCARKVACGGEHTVVLTDEGLFSFGRGVFGQLGLGTFVFEADVPSAVCVTGMGRPRHVTCGENHTAIVTEEGLLYTFGDGRHGKLGQGDENFANQFVPTLCQRFLKYHVESVACGKSHMLVFARPRKLELEVCLDQGDVARANLDTYYADLMLGRPTSPADPDDPDDVPAPQRSGPRARRRQRGGSSEQLGLMLRDRAPPRPDPTLTCAGANEDPGRNQVVRESTSGDKDWPEEHRDRKTSQYTKGPASPVPPVEIRTGSDMFLTQTEGPPSKKIKEKTSKAPAEAGVQEAESVPNSPEALRSQNKPTSLGESVEINNPTKQTKICEVEITTSKVEDIISKGEADSGVRHERKPSVDEVKCSLFNIPEATSVPDKGHAIKPPPSQTQEEKPSTTKVQEPRSFLSEVKSAHVEVQGAKSNVQNVKKVRSSPAQAEKNVDMTLASAETKKVLDQMKSKMRNTNLKENLEEFKALGTSDVQKMSSPIHGASSKEESLSHPTLKTQSPTSSKLDLSSPVGDNQSETRKFSTPETSQLDSSPWSTPTRSPSPAQLKEGEEVSEEAAGPSNFSVLASSVALLAEGDATPSTPQKCAGTPQHLRKVERFTKQSAVSQRSSTSSSSLAEPTGKEAETEEQDQSGGGRGQGLRKNSWDTDSESESPPQRENQTPNKEEEQIEEDRNGEDDGESITQWSDTTEARKMEEEDENEPEEKAEQHKTENSGEKASKTEEEEQQREQEEEREEVDTRMVEGGEEKEGKEMESRWEETEGQSSSHVSGQQEATGEDEKESGGGVSVGRGQTGEEEDSGNDEEEDSKVSQEVESEEKSGGSEEEEKDSGEDEEEISQETEENSSKCEEEEERGEEEAEGEDESNHVSTEKEEEEGEEQEEENEYNGGEHEENQETEGEREESDKGAEEEDETEIGEMQEQEDNDGEQDDQSGGETSEDDRGGGNNKEDVGEPEDTAEEQEEGSEEEEEDRNDEKGEEEEENEGTAGEEGEEHVEHDEEESKDDEKEEENEEEEEEEAEEKLEQKTKLKKEEKQEEKMKKEKMKGNKKKASSDEKEDERKRNESDVEGDRSEQDEEEADEHNGDGEEREQDEEEEEEQNGGMEGNNKNADVVSKDEEEGGEEGNEASETDEEEAEESEEEKKTQQSKKGRLSNNGNKDESDDNDDESDNESDDDDKSDNESGDDDDESDNESDDDDDDKSDNESDDDDDENDEGKKDMDDDEEEEEEEEIQEDEEEEEEEDVGEEEEEEEEEEEEEEEEEEEQDKEQPKKGGSSPKPMPSSEKAGEKKGGQTGRQTGGQTGGPTGRQTGGQEGGPTGGETGRQTGRQTGGQTGGQIGGPTGGETGRQTGRQTGGRTEKQTGGQTGGPTGGQTGRQTGRQTGRQKGRQTGGQTGGPTGGQTGRQTGRQTGRQTGRQTGRQTGRQTGRQKGRQTGGQTGGPTGGETGRQTDSQQDTWTGDRNAAPDSQGFWNNVLPQYLDLR, from the exons ATGACCGGAGAGGCGGAGTCCGAcgtgccag CGTCCGGGGCGCTCTTCACGTTGGGGAGCAGTAATCTGGGGGAGGACGTCCCCAGCCGGTTCTGGCTCAGGAGTGACCGGCCCGCGCGCATCGCCTGCGGGGACGCCCACACCGCCCTCGTCACGG AACGGGGACGCCTCTACGTGTTCGGCAGCAACTCCTGCGGCCAGCTGGGCCTGAACGCGGCCGAGCCCGTGAACAAGCCTACGTGTGTGAAAG GTCTGGGACGCAAGCGGGTGACGCTGGTGGCCTGTGGGAAAAGTCACACCATCCTGAGCACCA CGCGGGACGTCCTGTACGCGACAGGGGGAAACAGTGACGGGCAGCTGGGCCTGGGTCACCATGACGACAGAGCCACGTTCCAGCCGCTGCGGCCCTTCTGTGACACCGCGCCAATCAGGATGCTCGCGGCGGGGTGCAACACATCGGCAGCCCTGACAG ATGACGGCAGGCTGTTTATGTGGGGAGATAACTCTGCCGGCCAGCTCGGAATGGGCGCGGAGAGAAGTGCCCCGTGTCCCCGGGCGGTGGCAGTGGGCCGTCCCGTTACATGGGTGTCCTGCGGAACCAACCATTCAGCCGTCGTCACGG ACGCGGGGGACGTGTTCACGTTCGGAAGCGGCGCCGGTGGACGGCTGGGCGTGGCCCCGGAGCAACCGGCCAATGACAGCCTCCCAAGGCGTGTCAACTCTTTGCGGTGTGCTAGGAAGGTGGCGTGTGGGGGCGAACACACTGTGGTCCTCACAG ACGAGGGCTTGTTCTCGTTTGGACGCGGGGTTTTCGGACAGCTGGGTTTGGGGACGTTCGTGTTCGAGGCGGACGTGCCGTCGGCGGTGTGTGTCACCGGGATGGGGAGACCCCGACATGTCACCTGCGGGGAGAACCACACGGCCATCGTAACCG AGGAGGGCCTCCTGTACACGTTCGGCGACGGGCGACATGGGAAACTCGGTCAAGGTGATGAAAACTTTGCCAACCAGTTTGTCCCAACGCTGTGCCAACGCTTTCTCAAGTACCACGTAGAGTCG GTTGCGTGTGGCAAGAGTCACATGCTGGTGTTTGCCCGGCCACggaagctggagctggaggtgtgtttggacCAAGGAGACGTTGCCCGTGCCAACCTGGACACGTACTACGCTGATCTGATGCTGGGGCGTCCCACGAGTCCAGCCGACCCAGACGACCCAGACGATGTCCCCGCACCGCAGCGCTCCGGCCCTCGAGCGCGTCGaagacagaga GGGGGATCCTCTGAGCAACTCGGCCTGATGTTACGTGACAGAGCCCCTCCCCGTCCCGACCCCACCCTGACATGTGCAGGTG CCAATGAAGATCCAGGTAGAAACCAGGTTGTCCGTGAGTCTACAAGTGGG GACAAAGACTGGCCCGAGGAACACCGTGATAGGAAAACGTCCCAATATACGAAGGGTCCAGCATCCCCGGTCCCGCCTGTTGAGATCCGGACCGGCTCAGACATGTTCTTGACACAGACAGAGGGCCCGCCCTCCAAGAAGATCAAGGAGAAGACGTCTAAGGCCCCTGCAGAGGCCGGAGTCCAGGAAGCGGAAAGTGTTCCAAACAGCCCCGAGGCCCTAAGATCTCAGAACAAACCAACAAGCCTTGGCGAGTCTGTCGAGATTAACAATCCAACCAAACAGACTAAGATATGCGAGGTGGAGATCACCACTTCCAAAGTGGAGGACATAATCAGCAAGGGTGAAGCAGATTCAGGAGTCAGACACGAAAGGAAGCCATCTGTAGATGAGGTCAAATGTTCACTATTCAATATTCCAGAGGCCACATCTGTTCCTGATAAAGGACATGCTATCAAACCTCCACCGAGCCAAACTCAGGAGGAAAAGCCCTCAACAACCAAAGTTCAAGAACCAAGATCTTTTTTGAGCGAAGTCAAGTCTGCACATGTTGAAGTTCAAGGGGCCAAGTCTAACGTTCAGAATGTTAAGAAGGTCAGGTCTTCACCTGCTCAAGCTGAAAAGAATGTAGACATGACATTGGCCTCTGCTGAAACTAAAAAAGTTCTTGATCAAATGAAAAGTAAGATGAGGAACACTAACCTGAAGGAAAACTTGGAAGAATTCAAAGCCTTAGGGACCAGTGACGTACAGAAGATGTCCTCGCCAATCCATGGTGCATCATCTAAAGAAGAAAGCCTGTCACATCCAACCCTCAAAACCCAAAGTCCAACCAGCAGCAAACTGGATTTAAGCTCCCCTGTGGGGGATAACCAATCAGAAACCAGAAAGTTCTCAACTCCAGAGACCAGCCAGTTGGATTCTAGCCCATGGTCCACCCCAACCAGAAGCCCCTCCCCAGCCCAGTtgaaagaaggagaagaggtGTCAGAAGAAGCAGCTGGACCGAGTAACTTTTCTGTCCTCGCCAGCTCAGTGGCACTCCTGGCAGAGGGCGACGCGACACCCtccaccccccaaaaatgtGCCGGTACCCCTCAACATCTGAGGAAGGTGGAGAGATTCACCAAGCAGAGCGCTGTCTCCCAGCGTTCCTCGACTTCCTCCTCGTCACTGGCAGAACCCACCGGAAAGGAGGCGGAGACAGAAGAGCAGGACCAATCAGGAGGTGGCAGAGGACAGGGCTTGAGGAAAAACAGCTGGGACACTGACAGCGAGTCTGAAAGTCCTCCACAGCGGGAAAATCAGACCCCAaacaaagaagaagaacaaataGAAGAAGATAGGAATGGAGAAGATGATGGTGAGAGCATCACTCAGTGGTCGGACACAACAGAAGCGAGAAAgatggaagaggaagatgagaaTGAACCTGAAGAGAAGGCAGAGCAGCATAAAACCGAGAATAGTGGAGAGAAGGCATCTaaaacagaggaagaggagcagcaaagagaacaggaagaagaaagagaagaggtGGATACAAGGAtggtggagggtggagaggAGAAAGAAGGGAAAGAAATGGAAAGTAGATGGGAGGAAACTGAAGGACAGAGCAGTAGCCATGTGAGTGGACAGCAGGAAGCCACTGgggaagatgaaaaagaaagtgGAGGTGGAGTGAGTGTTGGACGGGGGCAGACTGGAGAAGAGGAAGACTCTGGAAATGATGAAGAGGAAGACAGCAAAGTCAGTCAGGAGGTAGAGAGTGAAGAAAAGAGTGGAGGAtctgaggaggaagagaaagatagtggagaagatgaagaggaaatCAGTCAGGAGACGGAAGAGAACAGCAGTAagtgtgaggaggaggaagaaagggGTGAAGAGGAGGCTGAAGGTGAAGACGAAAGTAATCATGTCTCAACTgagaaggaagaagaggaaggagaagaacaagaagaagagaATGAATATAATGGAGGAGAGCATGAAGAAAATCAGGAGACTGAAGGTGAGAGAGAAGAAAGTGACAAAGGTGCCGAAGAGGAAGATGAAACTGAAATTGGAGAGATGCAAGAACAGGAGGACAATGATGGAGAACAAGACGATCAAAGTGGAGGAGAGACCAGTGAAGATGACCGTGGGGGTGGGAATAATAAAGAAGATGTTGGTGAACCTGAGGACACAGCAGAGGAACAAGAAGAAGgttcagaagaagaagaagaggacagGAACGATGAAAaaggtgaggaagaggaggaaaatgAAGGGACTgctggagaggagggggaaGAACACGTGGAGCACGATGAAGAAGAATCCAAGGATGAtgagaaggaggaagaaaatgaagaagaagaagaagaagaagctgaagaaaaactagaacaaaaaacaaaactgaaaaaagaagaaaaacaagaagagaaaatgaagaaagaaaaaatgaaggGAAACAAGAAAAAAGCCTCATCAGATGAAAAGGAAGATGAGAGGAAGAGGAACGAGTCTGATGTGGAAGGTGACAGATCAGAGCAGGATGAGGAAGAAGCTGATGAGCACAATGGAGAcggagaggagagagagcaggatgaagaagaagaggaagagcaaaatggaggaatggagggaaacaacAAGAATGCTGACGTGGTCAGtaaagatgaagaggaaggtggagaagaaggaaaCGAGGCATCAGAGACAGATGAAGAGGAGGCAGAGGAAAGCgaggaagagaagaagacaCAGCAAAGCAAAAAAGGAAGGTTGTCAAACAACGGCAACAAGGATGAAagtgatgataatgatgatgaaagTGATAATgaaagtgatgatgatgataaaagtGACAATGAaagtggtgatgatgatgatgaaagtgaTAATgaaagtgatgatgatgatgatgataaaagtGACAATgaaagtgatgatgatgatgatgaaaatgacGAAGGT aaaaaagatatggatgatgatgaagaagaggaggaggaagaagaaatacaagaagacgaggaagaagaagaggaggaagacgtgggggaagaagaggaagaagaagaggaggaagaggaggaggaagaagaggaagaagaagagcaggATAAAGAGCAACCAAAGAAAGGCGGGTCTTCACCTAAGCCAATGCCTTCAAGTGAGAAGGCAGGTGAGAAGAAAGGCGGGCAGACAGGGAGACAGACTGGGGGACAGACTGGGGGACcaacaggcaggcagacaggagGGCAGGAAGGTGGACCAACAGGCGGGgagacaggaagacagacagggagacagacagGCGGGCAGACAGGAGGGCAGATAGGTGGACCAACAGGCGGGgagacaggaagacagacagggagacagacaggtggacggacagaaaaacagacaggaGGGCAGACGGGTGGACCAACAGGTgggcagacaggaagacagacagggagacagacaggaagacagaaagggagacagacaggaggGCAGACGGGTGGACCAACAGGTgggcagacaggaagacagacagggagacagacagggagacagacaggaagacagacagggagacagacagggagacagacaggaagacagaaagggagacagacaggaggGCAGACGGGTGGACCAACAGGCGGGGAGACAGGAAGACAGACGGACTCACAGCAAGACACGTGGACAGGCGACAGGAATGCTGCTCCTGACTCTCAGGGCTTCTGGAATAACGTCTTGCCTCAGTACCTGGACCTCAGATGA
- the srpx gene encoding sushi repeat-containing protein SRPX isoform X3, producing the protein MDTWRWSVCGILLLQICRGLGYEGTPWCAPLKVKHGQLTCQTPRGERYKNVLGTRCKVRCSRGYELQGHSEILCLTSKQWSGKYTCREIQCPKLDMPTNGGYKCTDGSYYNSRCQFFCSPGYALQGDRSATCQAGHRWSGGRSMCADVEPPVIKCPSVKDRTAEPGKLAVRVTWDTPEGKDTADGILTDVELTGKPPGSDFPEGNHKMSYTVFDRAGNKATCRFSVRVTVRRCSPLSTPDNGWMRCDGPGDNYGATCDFRCLGGFELQGSAARVCQFNMEWSGVETTCSPMKINVAVRSAAALLDQFYEKRRLLVISAPSGANHYYRFQMTNLQHAQCGLDLRHVTVVELVGVFPSQIGRIRHRLIAPGLALQLRLLLQMPQNSFSMVLLDKQGVDKQRYAFPVTAPEIFTTIDTFPVRLEEMQLQKEAGHSC; encoded by the exons ATGGACACCTGGCGGTGGAGCGTGTGCGGGATCCTGCTGCTGCAGATCTGCCGCGGACTCGGGTACGAGG GTACGCCGTGGTGCGCGCCGCTGAAGGTGAAGCACGGCCAGCTGACGTGCCAGACGCCGCGGGGGGAGCGTTACAAGAACGTTCTGGGGACGCGCTGCAAGGTCCGCTGCAGCCGGGGCTACGAGCTGCAGGGCCACAGCGAGATCCTCTGTCTCACCAGCAAGCAGTGGTCTGGGAAATACAcctgcagag AGATCCAGTGTCCTAAACTGGACATGCCCACCAACGGAGGCTACAAGTGCACGGACGGGTCCTACTACAACTCGCGCTGCCAGTTCTTCTGCTCGCCCGGGTACGCGCTGCAGGGTGACAGGAGCGCCACCTGTCAGGCCGGCCACCGCTGGAGCGGGGGGCGGAGCATGTGTGCCG ATGTGGAGCCGCCGGTGATAAAGTGTCCCAGCGTGAAGGACCGGACGGCCGAACCGGGGAAGCTGGCGGTGAGGGTGACGTGGGACACGCCAGAGGGCAAGGACACGGCTGACGGCATCCTCACAGA tGTGGAGTTGACCGGAAAGCCTCCGGGGTCTGATTTCCCGGAAGGAAACCATAAGATGTCCTACACCGTGTTCGACCGAGCCGGAAACAAAGCCACCTGCCGCTTTAGCGTACGCGTGACCG tgcgACGCTGCTCTCCTCTCTCGACTCCCGATAACGGCTGGATGCGCTGTGACGGTCCGGGCGATAATTACGGCGCCACGTGTGACTTCCGCTGCCTGGGCGGCTTCGAGCTGCAGGGCAGCGCCGCCCGGGTCTGTCAGTTCAACATGGAGTGGTCCGGCGTGGAGACGACCTGCTCGC CGATGAAGATTAACGTGGCCGTGCGCTCGGCCGCCGCCCTGCTGGACCAGTTCTACGAGAAGCGGCGTCTCCTCGTCATCTCGGCACCGTCAGGCGCCAATCACTACTACAGATTCCAGATGACCAACCTGCAG cacgCACAGTGTGGTCTGGACCTGAGGCACGTGACGGTGGTGGAGCTTGTGGGAGTTTTCCCGTCTCAGATCGGACGCATTCGGCACAGACTCATCGCACCAGGACTGGCCTTGCAACTCAG gttacTGCTGCAGATGCCCCAAAACTCCTTCAGCATGGTCCTGTTAGACAAGCAGGGGGTGGACAAGCAGCGCTACGCCTTCCCGGTCACGGCGCCGGAGATCTTCACCACCATCGACACCTTCCCTGTGCGCCTGGAGGAGATGCAGCTGCAGAAGGAGGCGGGACACagctgctga
- the srpx gene encoding sushi repeat-containing protein SRPX isoform X2, with product MFFSWSESESLEMFGHSKHRGSGSWSYGDDEDTYARRHAGTPWCAPLKVKHGQLTCQTPRGERYKNVLGTRCKVRCSRGYELQGHSEILCLTSKQWSGKYTCREIQCPKLDMPTNGGYKCTDGSYYNSRCQFFCSPGYALQGDRSATCQAGHRWSGGRSMCADVEPPVIKCPSVKDRTAEPGKLAVRVTWDTPEGKDTADGILTDVELTGKPPGSDFPEGNHKMSYTVFDRAGNKATCRFSVRVTVRRCSPLSTPDNGWMRCDGPGDNYGATCDFRCLGGFELQGSAARVCQFNMEWSGVETTCSPMKINVAVRSAAALLDQFYEKRRLLVISAPSGANHYYRFQMTNLQHAQCGLDLRHVTVVELVGVFPSQIGRIRHRLIAPGLALQLRLLLQMPQNSFSMVLLDKQGVDKQRYAFPVTAPEIFTTIDTFPVRLEEMQLQKEAGHSC from the exons ATGTTCTTCTCTTGGTCTGAGTCTGAGTCGCTGGAGATGTTCGGCCACAGTAAGCATCGCG GGTCAGGGTCCTGGTCGTACGGGGACGATGAAGATACGTACGCACGAAGACATGCAG GTACGCCGTGGTGCGCGCCGCTGAAGGTGAAGCACGGCCAGCTGACGTGCCAGACGCCGCGGGGGGAGCGTTACAAGAACGTTCTGGGGACGCGCTGCAAGGTCCGCTGCAGCCGGGGCTACGAGCTGCAGGGCCACAGCGAGATCCTCTGTCTCACCAGCAAGCAGTGGTCTGGGAAATACAcctgcagag AGATCCAGTGTCCTAAACTGGACATGCCCACCAACGGAGGCTACAAGTGCACGGACGGGTCCTACTACAACTCGCGCTGCCAGTTCTTCTGCTCGCCCGGGTACGCGCTGCAGGGTGACAGGAGCGCCACCTGTCAGGCCGGCCACCGCTGGAGCGGGGGGCGGAGCATGTGTGCCG ATGTGGAGCCGCCGGTGATAAAGTGTCCCAGCGTGAAGGACCGGACGGCCGAACCGGGGAAGCTGGCGGTGAGGGTGACGTGGGACACGCCAGAGGGCAAGGACACGGCTGACGGCATCCTCACAGA tGTGGAGTTGACCGGAAAGCCTCCGGGGTCTGATTTCCCGGAAGGAAACCATAAGATGTCCTACACCGTGTTCGACCGAGCCGGAAACAAAGCCACCTGCCGCTTTAGCGTACGCGTGACCG tgcgACGCTGCTCTCCTCTCTCGACTCCCGATAACGGCTGGATGCGCTGTGACGGTCCGGGCGATAATTACGGCGCCACGTGTGACTTCCGCTGCCTGGGCGGCTTCGAGCTGCAGGGCAGCGCCGCCCGGGTCTGTCAGTTCAACATGGAGTGGTCCGGCGTGGAGACGACCTGCTCGC CGATGAAGATTAACGTGGCCGTGCGCTCGGCCGCCGCCCTGCTGGACCAGTTCTACGAGAAGCGGCGTCTCCTCGTCATCTCGGCACCGTCAGGCGCCAATCACTACTACAGATTCCAGATGACCAACCTGCAG cacgCACAGTGTGGTCTGGACCTGAGGCACGTGACGGTGGTGGAGCTTGTGGGAGTTTTCCCGTCTCAGATCGGACGCATTCGGCACAGACTCATCGCACCAGGACTGGCCTTGCAACTCAG gttacTGCTGCAGATGCCCCAAAACTCCTTCAGCATGGTCCTGTTAGACAAGCAGGGGGTGGACAAGCAGCGCTACGCCTTCCCGGTCACGGCGCCGGAGATCTTCACCACCATCGACACCTTCCCTGTGCGCCTGGAGGAGATGCAGCTGCAGAAGGAGGCGGGACACagctgctga
- the otc gene encoding ornithine carbamoyltransferase, mitochondrial, which produces MFAVGRAPLCAGRTLQRTRAANFRVAPGAVNLKGRHFLTLRDFSAEEIKHVLRVSADLKKRIKHEGQFLPLLQGKSAAMIFEKRSTRTRMSTETGVSLLGGHACFLTPQDIHLGVNESTGDTARVLSGFADAVLARVHSHSTLEELASGASVPVINGLSDRYHPVQILADLLTLQEHYGSLEGLTLTWIGDGTNILHSLMMSLAKMGMNLRVATPKGYEADSGVLQEARRLSQQFGTALVLTSDPMEAAQGANVLVTDTWVSMGQEKEKAQRLRDFQGYQVTMQTGSVAAPDWVFLHCLPRKPEEVSDELFYSSRSLVFPESENRKWTIMGLMVSLLTDYSPQTPQLKI; this is translated from the exons ATGTTCGCCGTCGGACGTGCGCCGCTCTGCGCCGGCAGGACTCTGCAACGGACCCGCGCGGCCAACTTTCG CGTGGCGCCGGGTGCTGTGAACCTAAAGGGACGTCACTTTCTGACCCTGAGGGATTTCAGCGCCGAGGAGATCAAGCATGTTCTGCGGGTGTCTGCAGACCTGAAGAAGAGGATCAAGCACGAGGGACAG TTCCTCCCTCTGCTGCAAGGCAAGTCCGCCGCCATGATCTTCGAGAAGAGGAGCACCCGAACGCGCATGTCGACCGAAACAG GCGTCTCTCTGCTGGGGGGCCACGCCTGCTTCCTCACGCCGCAGGACATTCACCTGGGGGTCAACGAGAGCACCGGGGACACGGCCAG GGTGCTGTCCGGATTCGCCGACGCCGTTCTGGCCCGGGTCCACAGTCACTCCACCCTGGAGGAGCTGGCCAGCGGGGCGTCCGTGCCCGTCATCAACGGGCTGTCTGACCGTTACCACCCCGTACAGATCCTGGCGGACCTGCTGACGctgcag GAGCACTACGGCTCGCTGGAAGGCCTCACGCTCACGTGGATCGGCGACGGCACCAACATACTCCACTCCCTCATGATGTCGCTGGCCAAGATGGGGATGAACCTCAGGGTGGCCACGCCCAAG GGGTACGAGGCGGACAGCGGCGTGCTTCAGGAAGCTCGGCGACTCTCCCAACAG TTTGGCACGGCGCTtgtgttgacctctgaccccatgGAGGCGGCGCAGGGGGCGAACGTTTTGGTGACCGACacctgggtcagcatggggcaggagaaggagaaggcccAGCGTCTCCGGGATTTCCAGGGTTACCAGGTCACCATGCAG acaggaagtgttgCGGCGCCCGACTGGGTGTTCCTGCACTGTCTCCCGAGGAAGCCGGAGGAGGTGAGCGACGAGCTGTTCTACTCCTCACGTTCCCTGGTGTTCCCCGAGTCGGAGAACCGCAAGTGGACCATCATG GGACTGATGGTGTCCCTCCTGACGGACTACAGCCCCCAGACCCCTCAGCTGAAGATCTGA
- the srpx gene encoding sushi repeat-containing protein SRPX isoform X1 — MDTWRWSVCGILLLQICRGLGYEGSGSWSYGDDEDTYARRHAGTPWCAPLKVKHGQLTCQTPRGERYKNVLGTRCKVRCSRGYELQGHSEILCLTSKQWSGKYTCREIQCPKLDMPTNGGYKCTDGSYYNSRCQFFCSPGYALQGDRSATCQAGHRWSGGRSMCADVEPPVIKCPSVKDRTAEPGKLAVRVTWDTPEGKDTADGILTDVELTGKPPGSDFPEGNHKMSYTVFDRAGNKATCRFSVRVTVRRCSPLSTPDNGWMRCDGPGDNYGATCDFRCLGGFELQGSAARVCQFNMEWSGVETTCSPMKINVAVRSAAALLDQFYEKRRLLVISAPSGANHYYRFQMTNLQHAQCGLDLRHVTVVELVGVFPSQIGRIRHRLIAPGLALQLRLLLQMPQNSFSMVLLDKQGVDKQRYAFPVTAPEIFTTIDTFPVRLEEMQLQKEAGHSC, encoded by the exons ATGGACACCTGGCGGTGGAGCGTGTGCGGGATCCTGCTGCTGCAGATCTGCCGCGGACTCGGGTACGAGG GGTCAGGGTCCTGGTCGTACGGGGACGATGAAGATACGTACGCACGAAGACATGCAG GTACGCCGTGGTGCGCGCCGCTGAAGGTGAAGCACGGCCAGCTGACGTGCCAGACGCCGCGGGGGGAGCGTTACAAGAACGTTCTGGGGACGCGCTGCAAGGTCCGCTGCAGCCGGGGCTACGAGCTGCAGGGCCACAGCGAGATCCTCTGTCTCACCAGCAAGCAGTGGTCTGGGAAATACAcctgcagag AGATCCAGTGTCCTAAACTGGACATGCCCACCAACGGAGGCTACAAGTGCACGGACGGGTCCTACTACAACTCGCGCTGCCAGTTCTTCTGCTCGCCCGGGTACGCGCTGCAGGGTGACAGGAGCGCCACCTGTCAGGCCGGCCACCGCTGGAGCGGGGGGCGGAGCATGTGTGCCG ATGTGGAGCCGCCGGTGATAAAGTGTCCCAGCGTGAAGGACCGGACGGCCGAACCGGGGAAGCTGGCGGTGAGGGTGACGTGGGACACGCCAGAGGGCAAGGACACGGCTGACGGCATCCTCACAGA tGTGGAGTTGACCGGAAAGCCTCCGGGGTCTGATTTCCCGGAAGGAAACCATAAGATGTCCTACACCGTGTTCGACCGAGCCGGAAACAAAGCCACCTGCCGCTTTAGCGTACGCGTGACCG tgcgACGCTGCTCTCCTCTCTCGACTCCCGATAACGGCTGGATGCGCTGTGACGGTCCGGGCGATAATTACGGCGCCACGTGTGACTTCCGCTGCCTGGGCGGCTTCGAGCTGCAGGGCAGCGCCGCCCGGGTCTGTCAGTTCAACATGGAGTGGTCCGGCGTGGAGACGACCTGCTCGC CGATGAAGATTAACGTGGCCGTGCGCTCGGCCGCCGCCCTGCTGGACCAGTTCTACGAGAAGCGGCGTCTCCTCGTCATCTCGGCACCGTCAGGCGCCAATCACTACTACAGATTCCAGATGACCAACCTGCAG cacgCACAGTGTGGTCTGGACCTGAGGCACGTGACGGTGGTGGAGCTTGTGGGAGTTTTCCCGTCTCAGATCGGACGCATTCGGCACAGACTCATCGCACCAGGACTGGCCTTGCAACTCAG gttacTGCTGCAGATGCCCCAAAACTCCTTCAGCATGGTCCTGTTAGACAAGCAGGGGGTGGACAAGCAGCGCTACGCCTTCCCGGTCACGGCGCCGGAGATCTTCACCACCATCGACACCTTCCCTGTGCGCCTGGAGGAGATGCAGCTGCAGAAGGAGGCGGGACACagctgctga